The Clostridium sporogenes genome contains a region encoding:
- a CDS encoding helix-turn-helix domain-containing protein, producing MQLGEKIKYYRKKKGLTIKELSELTNLSIGFISNLERDLNSPSVSNLQQICEVLGINLMEILKSTEDKEYIVCKDNRSEIFSTDDKKIKFEMLTNGNKNLNAIAITIEGNTDYNDTSWGHSYDELGIVVKGTLEIQMNSQTYTLHEGDSIYLNKFTPHRYKNPCKEINVTYWFSVK from the coding sequence ATGCAGTTAGGTGAAAAGATTAAATATTACAGAAAGAAAAAAGGTCTTACTATAAAAGAATTATCAGAATTAACAAACCTATCTATAGGTTTTATAAGCAATTTGGAAAGAGATTTGAACAGCCCTTCTGTAAGTAATTTACAGCAGATTTGCGAAGTGCTAGGAATAAATTTGATGGAAATATTAAAATCTACAGAAGATAAGGAATATATTGTATGTAAGGATAATCGTAGCGAAATTTTTTCTACAGATGATAAAAAAATAAAATTTGAAATGTTAACTAATGGAAATAAAAATTTGAATGCTATAGCTATAACCATAGAAGGAAATACAGACTATAATGACACTTCTTGGGGACATAGTTATGATGAGCTAGGTATTGTTGTAAAAGGTACTTTAGAAATTCAAATGAACTCTCAAACTTATACTCTTCACGAAGGAGATAGTATTTATTTAAATAAATTTACTCCTCATAGGTATAAAAATCCTTGTAAAGAAATTAACGTAACTTATTGGTTTTCTGTAAAATAA
- a CDS encoding PTS sugar transporter subunit IIC translates to MVIFKGTLLLLLCLSAFSLFSLKAPKGMKAMGALADAAVATFLVEAFQSYVGGDMLHIKLLKDTGLAAGGMGGAAAATLVPLALGVSPVYAVLIGASCYGLGILPGFVAGYALSFIVPIIEKKVPKGLDLIVCVALVAPLARLIGNGATPVVNATLLNIGGIITVAANESPIIMGFILGGVITVVATAPLSSMALTAMLGLKGLPMAIGALSVMGSSFMNFVLFHRLKFGDRSTTISVAIEPLTQADVISANPIPVYVTNFIGGGLAGIIVTHFGLINNATGTATPIAGLMVMYGFNDPKTVTIAALCCALVGACAGFLGSIIFKNYKIRTVAELQSASEEQEIEQATA, encoded by the coding sequence TTGGTAATTTTTAAAGGGACTTTATTATTATTACTTTGTTTAAGCGCATTTTCTTTATTTAGTTTAAAAGCGCCAAAAGGAATGAAGGCTATGGGAGCCTTAGCAGATGCAGCAGTAGCTACTTTTCTTGTAGAGGCATTTCAAAGCTATGTAGGTGGAGATATGTTACATATTAAATTATTAAAAGATACTGGACTAGCAGCAGGCGGAATGGGCGGAGCAGCAGCAGCTACTTTAGTTCCATTAGCTTTAGGGGTTTCACCAGTATATGCTGTATTAATAGGAGCTTCATGTTATGGATTAGGTATATTACCAGGTTTTGTAGCTGGTTATGCACTTTCTTTTATAGTTCCTATAATAGAAAAGAAAGTACCAAAGGGATTAGATTTAATTGTCTGTGTAGCTTTGGTAGCACCTTTAGCGAGATTAATAGGAAATGGGGCTACTCCGGTTGTAAATGCTACACTATTAAACATAGGAGGCATAATAACAGTAGCAGCTAATGAAAGCCCAATTATAATGGGATTTATACTAGGTGGAGTTATAACAGTAGTTGCAACAGCACCACTAAGTTCTATGGCGTTAACAGCTATGTTAGGGCTTAAGGGATTACCAATGGCTATAGGAGCTCTTTCTGTAATGGGATCTTCTTTTATGAATTTTGTGTTATTTCACAGATTAAAATTTGGAGATAGAAGTACAACTATATCAGTTGCAATAGAGCCTCTTACTCAGGCAGACGTAATTTCAGCAAATCCTATACCTGTATATGTTACAAATTTTATAGGTGGTGGACTTGCAGGTATCATAGTAACTCACTTTGGATTAATAAATAATGCTACAGGAACGGCAACTCCAATAGCAGGACTTATGGTTATGTATGGATTTAATGATCCTAAGACAGTTACAATAGCAGCTTTATGCTGTGCTTTAGTAGGAGCCTGTGCTGGTTTCTTAGGCTCAATCATATTTAAAAACTATAAAATAAGAACTGTTGCAGAATTACAATCTGCTTCTGAAGAACAGGAAATTGAGCAAGCTACAGCTTAA
- the trxB gene encoding thioredoxin-disulfide reductase, translated as MNKKNKNLDLMIIGAGPAGLSAAIYAARAKLNMILIENGIIGGQVRSSYTIENYPGFKKIEGSHLADLMQEQATDLGAIIDEFDMVEKIQLNNNEKIVETSQYIYKPTTLIISTGATARKLPIPSESKFSGKGIHYCAICDGAMYESKTVGVIGGGNAALEEALFLTKFASKVYMIRRYDYFKGEKATLQEVENSPKIEILYNWDLVDAYGSNFVDKALIKNVKTKEEKELKLDGIFGFIGSEPKTELFKEYISLTPKGYIKTNENMETNIKGVYAAGDVREKQFRQITTAVADGTIAALAAEKYIIEKTREK; from the coding sequence ATGAATAAAAAAAATAAAAATTTAGATTTAATGATTATAGGTGCAGGTCCTGCAGGATTATCTGCTGCTATATATGCTGCTAGAGCTAAACTTAACATGATTTTAATTGAAAATGGAATAATTGGTGGTCAAGTTAGAAGTAGCTATACTATTGAAAACTATCCCGGATTTAAAAAAATTGAAGGTAGCCATCTAGCAGACTTAATGCAAGAACAAGCTACAGATCTAGGTGCTATTATAGATGAATTTGATATGGTAGAAAAAATTCAATTAAATAATAATGAAAAAATAGTTGAAACTTCACAATATATATACAAACCAACAACCTTAATTATATCTACTGGTGCTACAGCTAGAAAACTTCCTATTCCTAGTGAGAGTAAGTTTTCTGGGAAAGGTATACACTACTGTGCTATTTGTGATGGTGCTATGTACGAAAGTAAAACTGTTGGAGTAATTGGCGGTGGAAATGCTGCCTTAGAAGAAGCTTTGTTTTTAACTAAATTTGCTTCAAAAGTATATATGATAAGAAGATATGATTATTTTAAAGGTGAAAAAGCCACACTACAAGAAGTTGAAAACAGTCCTAAAATAGAAATACTATACAACTGGGATTTAGTAGATGCTTATGGTTCAAATTTTGTAGATAAAGCTTTAATTAAAAACGTTAAAACAAAAGAAGAAAAAGAATTAAAATTAGATGGAATTTTTGGATTTATAGGTTCAGAACCTAAAACGGAATTATTTAAAGAATATATATCTTTAACTCCTAAAGGATATATTAAAACTAATGAAAACATGGAAACCAATATAAAAGGTGTTTATGCGGCTGGAGATGTTAGAGAAAAGCAATTTCGCCAAATAACTACTGCTGTAGCTGATGGAACTATTGCTGCATTAGCTGCTGAAAAATATATTATCGAAAAAACAAGAGAAAAATAA
- a CDS encoding glycine/sarcosine/betaine reductase component B subunit, whose product MRLEIGKIFITDMQFSNETKVKDGVLYISKEEVLEVIGTDERIKNIDLEIAKPGDKTRIIPVKDVIEPRVKVEGNGGIFPGFISKVDTVGSGKTNVLKGAAVVTTGKIVGFQEGIIDMSGEGAKYTPFSKTNNLVVVCEPKEGVNQYEHEEIVRTLGFKAATYLGSFAKDITPDETKVYETLPLLEQVKKYPDLPKVVYVYMLQSQGLLHDTYVYGVDAKRIIPTFIYPTEVFDGAIVSGNCVSACDKNPSYVHMNHPIIEDLYEKHGVEYNFLGCVITNENVYLADKVRSSNYTAKLVEFLGADAVIISEEGFGNPDADLVMNCNKISEKGIKTVLITDEYAGQNGASQSLADSTPKGDAVVTGGNANEVVTLPPMEKIIGHAEVADVIAGGHVGSLKEDGSIEAEIQVITGATSEVGFNYLSAKGY is encoded by the coding sequence ATGCGTTTAGAGATTGGGAAAATATTTATAACTGACATGCAGTTTTCCAATGAAACAAAAGTTAAAGATGGAGTCTTGTATATTTCTAAAGAAGAAGTTCTAGAAGTAATTGGTACCGATGAGAGAATTAAAAATATTGATTTAGAAATAGCCAAGCCAGGGGATAAAACTAGAATTATTCCAGTAAAAGATGTAATAGAGCCAAGAGTTAAAGTAGAAGGAAATGGTGGTATTTTCCCAGGCTTTATAAGTAAAGTTGATACTGTTGGTTCAGGCAAAACTAATGTATTAAAAGGAGCTGCAGTAGTAACCACAGGTAAAATAGTGGGATTCCAAGAAGGTATCATTGACATGAGTGGAGAGGGAGCTAAATATACACCTTTTTCAAAAACTAATAATTTAGTAGTAGTATGTGAACCTAAAGAAGGCGTAAATCAATATGAGCATGAGGAAATTGTAAGAACTTTAGGATTTAAGGCGGCTACTTATTTAGGAAGTTTTGCAAAAGATATTACACCAGATGAAACTAAAGTTTATGAAACATTACCTTTATTAGAACAAGTAAAGAAATACCCAGATCTTCCAAAGGTAGTATATGTATATATGCTTCAAAGCCAAGGGCTTTTGCATGATACCTACGTATATGGAGTAGATGCTAAAAGAATAATACCAACATTTATATATCCAACAGAAGTATTTGATGGTGCCATAGTTAGTGGAAACTGTGTTTCAGCTTGTGATAAAAATCCAAGCTATGTACACATGAATCACCCTATCATAGAAGATCTATATGAAAAGCATGGTGTGGAGTATAATTTTTTAGGTTGTGTTATAACTAATGAAAACGTTTATTTAGCAGACAAGGTTAGATCTTCAAACTACACTGCAAAACTAGTAGAGTTTTTGGGAGCAGATGCAGTAATAATTTCAGAAGAAGGTTTTGGAAATCCAGATGCAGATCTTGTTATGAATTGCAATAAGATAAGTGAAAAAGGAATAAAAACAGTACTAATAACAGATGAGTATGCAGGACAAAATGGAGCTTCACAGTCTTTAGCTGATTCTACACCAAAGGGAGATGCAGTAGTTACAGGAGGAAATGCTAATGAGGTTGTAACACTACCACCAATGGAAAAAATTATTGGTCATGCTGAGGTAGCAGATGTAATTGCAGGTGGACATGTTGGTTCTTTAAAAGAGGATGGTTCTATAGAGGCAGAAATTCAAGTTATTACAGGAGCTACCAGTGAAGTTGGTTTTAACTATTTAAGTGCTAAAGGCTATTAG
- a CDS encoding aspartyl-phosphate phosphatase Spo0E family protein, with amino-acid sequence MGKVLEQTRERLNNLIEMDSILYEGEILKLSQELDKLIYKYYKHELIN; translated from the coding sequence ATGGGTAAAGTTTTAGAACAAACAAGAGAAAGATTGAATAATCTGATAGAAATGGATTCAATTTTATATGAAGGGGAGATATTGAAATTGAGTCAAGAATTGGACAAGTTAATATACAAATATTACAAGCACGAATTAATTAACTAA
- the grdB gene encoding glycine reductase complex selenoprotein B — translation MIKVVHYINQFYAGIGGEEKADYKPEVREEPVGPGTQLNSLFKGEAEIVATVICGDSYFNENIEEAKNIILEMVKKYDADVFVAGPAFNAGRYGVACGTIAKEVEEKLNIKVLTAMYEENPGVDLYKKSLYILKTKKSAVGMRKALPVMAKLALKMGKGEEIGLPEEEGYIERGIRKNYFSEERGSKRAVNLLVKKLKNEEFVTEFKMPVFDRVEPNKAVEDISKCKIAIVTSGGIVPKGNPDHIESSSASKYGKYDIEGLMDLNSETHETAHGGYDPNYANEDSDRVIPVDVLRKMEKEGKIGSLHRYFYSTVGNGTAVASSMKFGNEIVNQLKEDSVDAVILTSTUGTCTRCGATLVKEIERGGLPVVHMCTVVPISLTVGANRIVPTIAIPHPLGNPGLDKEREFELRYDLTEKALKALETDIDEQTVFE, via the coding sequence ATGATTAAAGTAGTTCATTATATAAATCAGTTTTATGCAGGTATTGGAGGAGAAGAGAAAGCGGATTATAAACCAGAAGTAAGGGAGGAGCCTGTAGGTCCAGGAACACAACTTAATTCTTTATTTAAAGGTGAAGCTGAGATAGTTGCTACAGTTATTTGTGGAGATTCATATTTTAATGAAAATATAGAGGAAGCTAAAAATATTATTTTAGAAATGGTTAAAAAATATGATGCGGATGTGTTTGTAGCAGGACCTGCTTTTAATGCTGGAAGATATGGAGTAGCTTGTGGAACTATTGCAAAGGAAGTAGAGGAGAAATTAAATATAAAGGTTTTAACAGCTATGTATGAAGAAAATCCAGGAGTAGACTTATATAAAAAATCTTTATATATTCTTAAAACAAAGAAAAGTGCAGTAGGTATGAGAAAAGCATTACCTGTTATGGCAAAACTCGCATTAAAGATGGGAAAAGGGGAAGAGATAGGACTACCTGAAGAAGAAGGATATATAGAGAGAGGTATAAGAAAAAATTACTTTAGTGAAGAAAGAGGATCTAAAAGAGCAGTAAATCTTCTTGTGAAAAAATTGAAAAATGAAGAATTTGTTACAGAATTTAAAATGCCGGTTTTTGATAGGGTAGAACCTAATAAAGCTGTAGAGGATATATCAAAATGTAAAATTGCTATTGTAACTTCTGGTGGAATAGTACCAAAGGGAAATCCAGATCATATAGAATCCTCTAGTGCATCAAAATATGGTAAATATGATATAGAAGGACTTATGGATTTAAATTCAGAAACTCATGAAACTGCCCATGGAGGATATGATCCTAACTATGCAAATGAAGATTCAGACAGAGTTATACCTGTAGATGTATTAAGAAAAATGGAGAAGGAAGGAAAAATAGGATCTCTTCATAGATATTTCTATAGTACTGTTGGAAATGGTACAGCAGTAGCATCTTCTATGAAATTTGGAAATGAAATAGTAAATCAGTTAAAGGAAGATAGTGTTGATGCAGTTATACTAACTTCCACATGAGGAACTTGTACTCGTTGCGGTGCAACACTAGTAAAAGAAATAGAACGTGGAGGACTTCCAGTTGTGCATATGTGTACAGTAGTTCCAATTTCTCTTACAGTTGGTGCTAATAGAATAGTTCCAACTATAGCAATACCTCATCCACTTGGAAATCCTGGCTTAGATAAAGAGAGAGAATTTGAATTAAGATATGATCTTACAGAAAAAGCATTAAAAGCTTTAGAAACAGATATAGATGAACAAACAGTTTTTGAATAA
- a CDS encoding NADP-dependent glyceraldehyde-3-phosphate dehydrogenase produces MFKNLCVENNLYKNFIGGQWVNSKTNNFIEINSPIDGSLVGKVPSMSKEEVDLAIKNAKKAQSYWNEIPINEKATILLKAANILDEKAEEMADIMTKEIAKDKKSSISEVRRTADYIRFSADTAKNMVGETLPGDSFPGNSKGKISIVNRVPLGVVLAISPFNYPVNLSGSKIAPALMAGNSVVLKPATQGNISALHLVKVFEEAGLPSGVLNTITGKGSEIGDYIVSHPMIDFINFTGSTEVGKKISHISVMKPMLMELGGKDAAIVLEDADLDLAAKNIVSGAYSYSGQRCTAVKRILVLDKIADTLVKKVKQKVESLKVGNPLKEQVDIVPLIDDKAADYAEALMQEAKDKGATLLAGGKREGNLIYPTLFDNVTLDMRLAWEEPFAPILPIIRVKDIDEAIKIANESEYGLQASIFTKEINKAFYVAEKLEVGTVQINNKPERGPDHFPFSGIKASGLGTQGIKYSIEAMSRPKAIVLNINS; encoded by the coding sequence ATGTTTAAAAATCTATGCGTAGAAAACAATTTATATAAAAATTTTATAGGAGGACAATGGGTAAATAGTAAAACAAATAACTTTATAGAAATAAACTCTCCTATAGATGGTTCTTTGGTAGGTAAAGTCCCTTCCATGAGTAAAGAGGAAGTGGACTTAGCTATAAAAAATGCTAAAAAAGCTCAATCCTATTGGAATGAAATACCTATAAACGAAAAAGCAACTATCCTATTAAAAGCTGCTAATATATTGGATGAAAAAGCTGAAGAAATGGCTGATATAATGACTAAAGAAATTGCTAAGGATAAAAAAAGTTCTATTTCAGAAGTCCGTAGAACTGCTGATTATATAAGATTTTCTGCAGATACCGCAAAAAATATGGTAGGAGAAACCTTACCTGGAGATTCCTTCCCAGGAAATTCCAAAGGGAAAATATCTATAGTCAATAGAGTACCCTTAGGTGTAGTTTTAGCTATTTCTCCCTTTAACTATCCAGTTAACTTATCTGGCTCTAAAATAGCTCCAGCTTTAATGGCTGGAAATAGTGTAGTTTTAAAACCTGCTACTCAGGGTAACATAAGTGCTCTTCATTTGGTAAAAGTTTTTGAAGAGGCTGGTCTTCCCTCTGGAGTTTTAAATACAATTACAGGTAAAGGTAGTGAAATAGGTGATTATATAGTTTCTCATCCTATGATTGATTTTATAAATTTCACTGGAAGCACAGAAGTAGGGAAAAAAATATCCCACATTTCTGTTATGAAACCTATGCTAATGGAATTAGGAGGAAAAGACGCTGCTATAGTTTTAGAAGATGCAGATCTAGATTTAGCAGCTAAAAATATAGTATCTGGAGCCTACTCTTATTCTGGCCAAAGATGTACTGCTGTTAAGAGAATATTAGTTCTAGACAAAATAGCAGACACGCTAGTTAAAAAAGTAAAACAAAAAGTGGAATCTTTAAAAGTAGGAAATCCTTTAAAAGAGCAGGTGGATATTGTTCCATTAATAGATGATAAAGCTGCAGATTATGCTGAAGCTTTGATGCAAGAAGCTAAAGATAAAGGAGCTACATTATTAGCAGGCGGAAAAAGAGAAGGTAATTTAATTTATCCTACTTTGTTTGATAATGTTACATTGGACATGAGATTGGCTTGGGAGGAACCCTTTGCCCCAATACTCCCAATAATAAGAGTTAAGGATATAGATGAAGCTATAAAAATAGCTAATGAATCTGAATATGGTCTTCAAGCATCTATATTCACAAAAGAAATAAATAAAGCTTTTTATGTAGCAGAAAAATTAGAAGTAGGTACAGTCCAAATTAATAATAAACCAGAAAGAGGACCAGACCATTTCCCATTCTCAGGTATTAAAGCCTCCGGTCTTGGTACTCAAGGTATAAAATATTCTATAGAAGCTATGTCTAGACCTAAAGCTATAGTTTTAAATATAAATTCATAA
- the trxB gene encoding thioredoxin-disulfide reductase, translated as MDNVYDLIIIGSGPAGLSAGLYAARARLKTLILERNKAGGQIVITDEVANYPGSVRNATGKTLVERMEEQVEEFGAERKKDNVKEVDFTGKIKIIKGEKEEYKAKSVIIATGAAPRHIGCKGENELIGKGVSYCATCDADFFTDLEVFVIGGGDSALEEALYLTKFARKVTVVHRRDALRGAKSIQEKVFKNPKIEIMWDSVVEEIKGDGIVESAVFKNKKTGEITEYFADEDDGTFGIFVFVGYLPINNLFKDIITMNEAGYIKTNDKMETNIEGVFAAGDIREKSLRQVVTAAADGAIAAVEAYKYVEDTF; from the coding sequence ATGGATAATGTTTATGATCTTATAATTATAGGCTCTGGTCCAGCAGGATTATCAGCAGGGTTATACGCTGCAAGAGCTAGATTAAAAACTTTAATATTAGAGAGAAACAAAGCAGGTGGACAAATAGTAATAACAGATGAAGTAGCTAACTATCCAGGTTCTGTAAGAAATGCTACAGGAAAAACTTTAGTAGAGAGAATGGAAGAGCAGGTAGAAGAATTTGGAGCAGAAAGAAAAAAAGACAATGTTAAAGAGGTAGATTTTACTGGAAAAATAAAAATTATAAAGGGAGAAAAGGAAGAGTATAAAGCAAAATCTGTAATTATAGCTACCGGTGCTGCTCCTAGGCATATAGGTTGCAAAGGTGAAAATGAACTAATAGGAAAGGGAGTATCCTATTGTGCTACTTGTGATGCTGACTTTTTTACCGATTTAGAAGTATTTGTAATAGGAGGGGGAGATTCAGCTTTAGAAGAAGCCCTATATCTTACAAAATTTGCAAGAAAAGTAACAGTAGTTCATAGAAGAGATGCTCTAAGAGGTGCTAAATCAATACAGGAAAAAGTGTTTAAAAATCCTAAGATAGAAATTATGTGGGATTCTGTAGTAGAAGAAATAAAAGGTGATGGAATAGTAGAATCTGCAGTATTTAAAAATAAAAAGACAGGAGAAATAACTGAATACTTTGCAGATGAGGATGATGGAACTTTTGGAATATTTGTTTTTGTAGGATATTTACCTATAAACAATTTATTTAAAGATATTATTACTATGAATGAAGCAGGATATATAAAAACTAACGATAAAATGGAGACAAATATAGAAGGAGTATTTGCTGCTGGTGATATAAGAGAAAAATCATTAAGACAGGTAGTTACTGCAGCGGCAGATGGTGCTATAGCAGCAGTAGAAGCTTATAAATATGTTGAAGATACTTTTTAA
- a CDS encoding toast rack family protein: MNIKKIFSIFTLVVIIFATACTNKEEKHNVSYTNEKPKEETKIVDTNGAEKTKLNLNFGAGKLNISGNEEKLMKGKFIYSKNEWKPEIKYEVKGREGALAISQSSLNGGNISLNKKEYNEWNINLNEKIPMEIKLNLGAGEFKADLNKINLKELNVEMGVGKVDLDISGNYKNNVKVDIQGGVGEATVYLPKSIGVKIKAEKGVGAVNANGFIVEGENIYKNSQYGKSKNSIEVNIEAGVGAINIKQK, translated from the coding sequence ATGAATATTAAAAAGATTTTTTCAATATTTACATTAGTGGTGATAATTTTTGCTACAGCATGTACCAATAAAGAAGAAAAACACAATGTAAGTTATACAAATGAAAAACCAAAAGAAGAAACAAAAATTGTAGATACTAATGGAGCGGAAAAAACAAAACTTAATCTAAATTTTGGAGCAGGTAAATTAAATATAAGTGGTAATGAAGAAAAGCTTATGAAGGGTAAATTTATATACAGTAAAAATGAGTGGAAACCTGAAATAAAATATGAAGTTAAAGGTAGAGAAGGAGCACTTGCAATTTCTCAATCTTCATTAAATGGAGGGAATATATCTTTAAATAAAAAGGAATATAATGAATGGAATATAAATTTAAATGAAAAAATACCTATGGAAATAAAATTAAATCTAGGAGCAGGAGAATTTAAAGCAGATTTGAATAAGATAAATTTAAAAGAATTAAACGTTGAGATGGGAGTAGGAAAAGTAGATCTAGATATATCAGGCAATTATAAAAACAATGTTAAAGTAGATATACAAGGTGGAGTTGGAGAAGCCACTGTATATTTACCTAAATCCATAGGAGTTAAAATAAAAGCTGAAAAAGGAGTAGGAGCAGTTAACGCTAATGGATTTATAGTAGAAGGGGAAAATATCTATAAAAATTCTCAATATGGAAAAAGTAAAAATAGTATAGAGGTTAACATTGAAGCTGGAGTGGGAGCCATTAATATAAAACAAAAGTAA
- a CDS encoding alanine/glycine:cation symporter family protein, translating into MNFLENFISVLNNYLWSYILIALLIILGLFFSFKSKFVQIRYFKEMFRLLGEGASKSGREKHKGKKGVSSFQAFCISTASRVGTGNLAGVAIAIASGGPGAVFWMWIIALIGGASSFVESTLAQIYKVEDKHGFRGGPAYYMEKALNKKWMGIIFSILITISYGLVFNSVQSNTISLAFEQAFGVNTLIIGLILAILTSLIIFGGVKRIAKVTEIIVPIMAITYVIVALFVILRNLGSIPSIFSLIIENAFGIKQVVGGGLGAAVLMGIKRGLFSNEAGMGSAPNAAATANVTHPAKQGLIQTLGVFTDTILICSATSFIVLISGSYLKSDLTGIQLTQTALSSQVGSWGNTFIAICIFLFAFSSVIGNYYYGETNIEFLKGSKTSLFLYRLCVIGMVLFGSIAKIQIVWDMADLFMGFMAIINLIAIAMLSKIAFAALKDYDRQKKQGIEPVFYADSIEGLNNIECWPTREESEKLA; encoded by the coding sequence ATGAATTTTTTAGAAAACTTTATATCAGTATTAAATAATTATCTATGGTCTTATATACTGATAGCATTGTTAATAATTTTAGGTTTATTCTTCTCTTTTAAATCTAAATTTGTTCAAATTAGATATTTTAAAGAAATGTTTAGATTACTAGGAGAAGGTGCAAGTAAATCTGGTAGAGAGAAACATAAAGGAAAAAAAGGTGTTTCTTCTTTTCAGGCCTTCTGTATAAGTACAGCTTCAAGAGTTGGTACTGGTAACTTGGCTGGGGTAGCTATTGCTATTGCTTCTGGAGGTCCTGGTGCTGTATTTTGGATGTGGATTATAGCTTTAATCGGTGGTGCTTCAAGTTTTGTTGAAAGCACTTTAGCACAAATATATAAAGTAGAAGACAAACATGGCTTTAGAGGTGGTCCTGCTTATTATATGGAAAAAGCTTTAAATAAAAAATGGATGGGCATAATATTCTCTATATTAATAACTATAAGTTATGGTCTTGTATTTAACTCTGTTCAATCAAATACTATTTCTTTAGCATTTGAACAAGCCTTTGGTGTAAACACTTTAATTATAGGATTAATTCTAGCAATCCTTACCTCTCTTATTATATTTGGTGGTGTTAAAAGAATTGCTAAGGTTACTGAAATTATAGTTCCAATAATGGCAATAACTTATGTAATAGTAGCTTTATTTGTTATCTTAAGAAATCTAGGTAGTATTCCTAGTATATTCTCTCTTATTATAGAAAATGCTTTTGGTATAAAACAGGTTGTTGGTGGTGGCTTAGGAGCCGCTGTTCTTATGGGGATTAAAAGAGGATTATTTTCTAATGAAGCTGGAATGGGAAGTGCACCAAATGCTGCTGCAACAGCTAATGTTACTCATCCTGCTAAGCAAGGACTTATTCAAACTTTAGGTGTATTTACAGATACTATATTAATATGTAGTGCAACTTCTTTCATAGTCTTAATTTCTGGTAGCTATTTAAAAAGCGACTTAACAGGAATTCAACTTACACAAACTGCATTAAGTTCACAGGTAGGTTCTTGGGGAAATACTTTTATAGCAATTTGTATATTCCTTTTTGCTTTTAGTTCTGTAATAGGAAATTACTACTATGGAGAAACAAACATCGAATTTTTAAAAGGAAGTAAAACTAGTCTATTTTTATATAGATTATGCGTAATAGGTATGGTTCTATTTGGATCTATTGCTAAAATTCAAATAGTTTGGGATATGGCTGATCTATTCATGGGCTTTATGGCTATAATAAACTTAATCGCTATAGCTATGTTATCTAAAATAGCTTTTGCAGCTTTAAAAGATTATGATAGACAAAAGAAACAAGGTATAGAACCTGTTTTTTATGCAGATAGCATTGAAGGTTTAAATAATATAGAATGCTGGCCAACTCGTGAAGAATCAGAAAAATTAGCATAG
- a CDS encoding GrdX family protein yields MNNKVIMVTNNKLVGEKFNEKCQVEFILGDVNEVFKTVRDYIHKGHELLTHPLMSSVKPNETPYRTVVISKFYKNEVDMESLNYIEESIHSLEKFQKSCGIPEWNDNILKDFRLIDYDLIYNALY; encoded by the coding sequence ATGAATAATAAGGTTATTATGGTAACTAATAACAAGTTGGTTGGTGAAAAATTTAACGAAAAATGTCAGGTGGAATTTATACTAGGTGATGTAAATGAAGTTTTTAAAACAGTAAGAGATTATATACACAAAGGGCATGAACTTTTAACTCATCCATTAATGAGTAGTGTAAAGCCTAATGAAACACCCTATAGAACTGTAGTTATTTCAAAATTTTATAAAAATGAAGTGGATATGGAGTCTTTAAATTATATAGAGGAGTCCATACATTCTTTAGAAAAATTTCAAAAATCCTGTGGTATTCCTGAATGGAATGATAACATTTTAAAAGATTTTAGATTGATTGATTATGATCTTATATATAATGCACTATATTAA
- a CDS encoding glutaredoxin family protein has protein sequence MIKVYTTEGCPWCTKAKTYLKTKGIVFQELNIEKDEKARDEMVQKSNQRGVPVLDIDGSIIIGFNKPAIDEAINS, from the coding sequence GTGATTAAAGTATATACAACAGAAGGTTGTCCATGGTGCACAAAAGCAAAGACATATTTAAAAACAAAAGGAATAGTATTTCAGGAACTAAATATTGAAAAAGATGAGAAAGCAAGAGATGAAATGGTTCAAAAATCAAACCAAAGAGGTGTACCTGTATTAGATATAGATGGATCAATTATAATAGGATTTAATAAACCAGCTATAGATGAAGCTATAAATTCATAA